A stretch of uncultured Fretibacterium sp. DNA encodes these proteins:
- a CDS encoding AraC family transcriptional regulator, with the protein MIPKKLRIDKDKRELPVGLSPGFPMTVLINRFSAFSYSFIDWHWHDELQYCLVLSGSVLFLVDGRRVAISEGSGIFINTQRLHRIEPENDGASYLCIYFSAGLISENIKGFLYSRYLSPVLADPTLAFIVLDKEDGKAGKILDSLLEIRRLRENPSPGVELDICSQVILIWKDTLQCLPERSGEKTTYENSERLKKILRFIHAHYADRISLGDIAALIGLSRGECCRFFQKTVGQPLFRYLMAYRINKSIDLLLGTDKGVAEIAYETGFNSQSYFTKCFKALKNVTPSRLRLEYGAQVDTPDPEDIACRGRTGPPEGACRTEDLRSSQGEPSTRAYNAASE; encoded by the coding sequence ATGATCCCCAAGAAGCTGCGGATCGACAAGGATAAAAGGGAGCTGCCGGTCGGCCTCTCCCCGGGTTTTCCCATGACGGTCCTCATCAATCGCTTTTCGGCGTTCTCCTACAGCTTCATAGACTGGCATTGGCACGATGAGCTCCAATACTGTCTCGTCCTCTCGGGGAGCGTCCTCTTCCTCGTCGACGGCCGGCGCGTCGCCATCTCGGAGGGGAGCGGCATCTTCATCAACACGCAAAGACTGCACAGGATCGAGCCCGAAAATGACGGCGCCTCTTATCTGTGCATCTACTTTTCAGCCGGCCTCATCAGCGAGAACATAAAGGGTTTCCTTTACTCCCGATATCTGTCGCCCGTCCTGGCGGATCCGACGCTCGCCTTTATCGTCCTCGACAAGGAGGACGGCAAAGCCGGAAAGATTCTGGACTCGCTGCTGGAAATCCGGCGCCTTCGGGAGAACCCCTCGCCGGGGGTCGAGCTGGACATCTGTTCTCAGGTGATTTTAATCTGGAAGGATACGCTGCAGTGTCTTCCTGAGAGGTCCGGGGAAAAGACGACATACGAAAACAGCGAGCGCTTGAAAAAAATACTTCGCTTCATACACGCCCACTATGCGGATCGTATCAGCCTTGGAGACATTGCCGCCCTCATCGGCCTCAGCAGAGGCGAATGCTGCCGCTTCTTTCAAAAAACAGTCGGGCAGCCACTCTTTCGCTATCTCATGGCCTACCGGATCAACAAAAGCATAGACCTGCTGCTGGGGACGGATAAAGGTGTCGCCGAGATCGCCTACGAGACCGGGTTCAACAGCCAGTCGTACTTCACGAAATGCTTCAAAGCCCTGAAGAACGTCACGCCCTCCCGGCTGAGGTTGGAGTATGGGGCACAGGTTGACACGCCCGACCCCGAAGATATCGCCTGCCGCGGCAGGACAGGTC